The genomic stretch AAAAACACACTTGTCAACTAGAAGAAAAGCAAGTGAAGAAATGCACACAAATTTCTTTCGAAACTAAAGCTTTCATGCACTCCCTGCTGTTGACCTCAAGCCAACTCACTcagctttttttccccctgcaaataAGCACGCCCAGCTTCTCTCTAGAGATAAAACTAAGCCCTTTACACACTAGTTGGACTGGCACTATCCTATGGCAGTGTTATACATGGTACTACAAAACACCCTAATAATACTGTATGTGTCAATACTTCTCATTCTATCAGCAAGACGTAATAACAAAAATCAGCATAAAACAAGGCAAGTATACTTTGTACTTTCTGCATTGCTGAGTATTTTCTGCACCTCTATCAAAGGGGATTAGCTATGTTTGGACATAACACTAACCCAAGGTTCCAGAAAAATGTGGTTCAGCATTTTTCTGAACAGAATATTAATGCCTGCTGTCCAATCACTCCCACTTGGCTGCTCCTGCAAGCAGTAGTACCtaacccagccatggaaacctctaTCTATGGTTTATAATGACACCTGAATTCATCTCTCTCCAGACAGTCCCTGGTCATAAGCCATTGTTTGTTGCTGACTCAAAGCTCTGGATAATTTGAGTAGACACAAGGCACAGTTCCTGGTTCAGAAATTACAATAAATCAATGACAGAGGGCCCATGGCTTGTTCAGCCAATCCAGCTTGCAGGAAGCACTAGCATGCTGTTCAGTCATGGtcaccatgatgacatccataCCATGGCAATGAATGAATTTAAGGAGAGCAAAAGTTCAGTACAGAAAAGTTATATGATATGTTTCAGGACTCAAGAGCCTAAGAAAATTTACAGCCAGATCACAGAGCTAGTCTGAGGTGAACAGATTCCTGCCCTCCTGTCATTGCATCTCCTTTTCCCTAAACAAAAAATCTAAATGTAACTATTGCGACATGCCTAgctatgcaaaaacaaacaaacaaatgaaaacaaaacattaagAAATTATGTAACAAACTTTAATTTGGGAAAGATACTACAAGGTTGATGGTTATTATAGTGAACTCTCCAGAATCTTGGGCCCCAGAGTTGCGATTCTGATCATCTGCAGAATATCACCCCCCACACTATGAAATGGCGGCTATGAGAATACACATGCTTCAGTGTGTCCACATTCACATAACTGCCATTTGGAGTGTAATCATCCACATTCTTCCTATCCCTGGGGATCTCCAGAATTGAACCTccacagatacaaagggcccaccgTAAAACCAAAACTGCACACAGCTATTTCTACATGCAGTATGGAGAAGATAAGCAATGGATAAGACAGAAGTGTGACATTCTCTAACTGAATTTGAAAACACTTCAGTCACTGTGAACATATGAAACAGAATCCAACAGAATGGTTCCAAGAATTATGACCAGAGACCACAATTTAGTGTACATCTCAAGCTTTTAACTCAAGGGTGTCCCTGAAATGTAGTCTGCTCCCAAACACAGGGCATCTCCTTGGCAGGCATCTGTACAGGGTTCTCAGAGCAGTCTATGTTGGGCATTAACCAATGTCTGGCACTGCATGAAACAGATGTAAGTTGCCCAAATTCCCTAAAGGTACCAggtcttgtctgatcttggaagctgagcagggtcagccctggtttgtacttggatgagagactgccgatgaatattttctgtatttcagaaaaaggaactggtaaaactatCTAAATATTTCTTCAAGAAAATCTATGAAATTccattggggtcaccataagtcaacagacgacTTAAAAGCACACTTACACACAGAACAAATACCTATCCCCTTCTGAAAGCCTACCAGACAGAGGAGGCAAACTACTGTGGCCGAACGTTTCTTATGTTCCTTGCATCTCTGTAGTTTCCACGGATAGCACCTAAGAATGCTGGATCTCTGGTACTGGAAGGAAAGCATCTCTGGATTTGTCACTTGCATGACACCCTCTTGTGTTGTGTAAGGCCATGCCTCACCTTCAGATGCCTTCCATCCTCCCTCTGTtctatttatgtttttctttAGCTGTATTTGCAGCTGAAGAGTGATTAGGTTAGACAAGTATTTTAGTTCATTTTATGTTAGTTCAGCTCCTGCCTAGTAAATATGTTAAATTACACTCAAATTATTAGAGACGTAGCAACACTACTTACTCAGGTtataaaatacaaagaaactAATTCCTTCCTCGAGTCTAAACCAGTAAGGAGTACAAACCAAGCAGCACTACGTGAATCagtttttaatatacttttaagGAGCCATATTATTGATTCTTAAAGAACTGAACATTACACTGCAGAAAGCTCTTgttctttcatatttcttttctgaTTAGAAACAAAATTTACATCCCTTGAAAGTTAATCCAATACCTTGTCAATGTAATATGAGTTTCAGAATGAAAAGATACCATTTTCAAACTCCCCATGTTGTGCCAGCTGAACACTTTCACCTTAGTGAAAGAAGATTCAATATTCAAAATATACAAGTCAGGCTATTTCTGCTACCAGaacaaagttatcacattaactTAACAGTCTGAAGGAAAAGTCATTATTGGGAATGGCTAAAAGTTGTCCAACAAAAATACTGTGTATCAGAGGACTTTTGTTCAAACATAGCTGCTCATGGCTAAGTGGGCAAGAATCACAAATATAGGTCCACTTTAAAGTCAccaagctggaaacaacttgaaggcacatgaagaCAACAATAATGATGTATCAGATGACTACAGCAGGTTACACAAAGGTTTAAGAAATTATTCGCTGCCATATTTTCACATTAATTTatgagaataaaaatatattagaacTCAAGAGTGAAAACAAAGATGGAAAAAGCTAGTGCACAGAGCTGTATCTTAATGTGTTAATCAGACATGGTCCTGAAATTAACTAGCAATTTACTGTCTAGAAACTAGAAACCTGAGCACACAAGTTCAGTTACACTGCATAAAATACCTTCAGAAAAGGTTAATTCCAGCACCACCCCGTTTACCCAGGCACAGAGGAAATACAATTCTGAACTTGGTGACCGGGGGGATCACATCACCTTCAGCTGAATTTGGTATGTCTGTAAATTCTAAtagcaagttttatttctttaaatttaaTCCTGAAGGGTTAGACTGTTCAACACATAAACAACAGTACATCTTTCACTAAGCTTTTTGAACTTAACCATGTCGCCAATATCAGCCtacttaacttttaaaatgtttcaaagaaTCTGAGGACTAGCTAGTCCACCATGAGAAGGAGCTCCGTAACTGATGGGTAAACACCAAGGACACCTTTGTACTGCCTTGCGCTCCTTTGCTGACCAAGCTTGAGGAACTGATAGCAACAACGTAAGATAAGCTCAGTGACTTTTGGAGATGATAATAAAACACAAAGACATAGATGACAAAATTCACCAAACTGAAAATTAATTGCCCATGAACAGAGCTGACCAGAGTACAGCAGGGAGTGATGCCCTCGCTCCTGAAAATGCAGGTGGATAATACAACACTACACAAGTTCTCTTGGTATCTCAGGCAAAAGATCCCACAGCGCTTCTCCCATTCCTTGGcattaagaaaataaacacaataatAAACTAAATAATGATTTATATTTACTTTTTCCCTGAAAATCAAAACCAGCTGCTCAAAGCAGCCactttttttctccccaaatgggaggGAGGTCTTAGCCACAGTTTATCCCATGCTGTGTATCACAAGTGGAGAGTGTTCCAAGCAGGATCTCTGGAGTGTGTGCATAGATATACTGTAAATAAGAGAATAAAATTACCCATAGGTGACTATACTGTAACTATCATTGTTATTTTATAGTGCACATATAGTTGAACAGAGCCCTGCCTCAACATGTCACAGCAAAATCCTCATACAGAAGACACTCCTGTGTAGGGATTAAAATAAACTCACATATAGATAGCAGCATAAAATCATGGTGTAGATTTTTTGCTTCAAACATTATTaagattattatttattcataactCTTCATAGAAGCTCAGCATACATGTACCATATTCACAGTATGCATGCGCCATGGAGTCACTGCCAATCATAGCTTTCCAGCCCCAGGGACAGAGAAATGAAAAGCCCTCATCTATTTACATGCAAGTTTCACATTAATTCACACAGTTATTCTCCACATGGGATTCTGTTAAAAGGGGTTACAGAAATTAAGCCTTAGTTCTCataaagcttccccccccccccttatataaaatacacataatCTACTGCCTATCTGTAACCAGAGGAAGCAGCTGTTTGAAGGGGGGTGAGATGCTAAAACAAATAGCCAAAAGGTGTGAACTGCAGTCTAATGCAAATACCAGGCAAGCAAGAGGGCAACGTTCCCATGTGCTACATGCATGAGATATACACTTCACTTGACAACGAACCTTGTGATTTTTGCCTAGGCACATGCTCTTTTGGACACAATCGTGGGACTTGGTCCATAAACCTCGTCTCTTGGTTTACGACACAGATTTGCTTGCAACACATGTTAGTgtaaaaagtatataaaaagaGGCATTTAGCAGGGAACCACGTTTCTACATCTGCAAACTCACTGGCTACTGAACAGCATGTAAATCAACTGctgagcaataaaaataattctcaACTAAGCCCAAAGAGATGGAAATTAAGGGGGAAAGCAGATCAGAGCCTATGACAGGGTTGGGGTGGAAGCTGGAAGAATCAGTTTGCTGACCTGCAATTAAGTATACATAGGCATACAAGGGCTGAATCTGGTACTGAATACAGAATTCAGCATACAAGGAacctctgctttttctttttaaaaaggcaaatccCTACCCCTTGGCGTTTCCTTCCACATTTTCCTCCCTCGCTCCCATCTCCAGCCACCATCATTATCCCACCTTTTTTGAATTCCTCAAGCATGGCATCAAGCTTGGTGTCATTGAAGACAAAGTGTAACGGGTGGTTATAGAACCGGGTGATGGTTTTGAGCGGAGTGCAATCGTCAGGATCCACAAAAGCCAGGTCTTTGACGAAAAGGAGGTCCACAATGTTGGAGCGGTCCCCTTCAAAGACGGGGATGCGGGTGTAGCCGCTCTCCATGATTTCAGACATGGTGTTGAAGTCGAGCACCGCCTCAGCGGTGATCATGAAGCAGTCCCTGAGCGGGGTCATGACGTCCTCCACCGTCTTGGTGCGCAGCTCCAGCGCACCTTGGATGATGTTCAGCTCCTCCTTGACCAGGTCGTTGTAAGGGTCGGTGACCCTCAGCATCTCCAGAAGTTTCTCTCGGTTGTAGACGGTGCCGATCTCCTGCCCCAGGACGCAGTCCAGCAGCTTGCTGACCGGGTAGGAGGCCGGGAAGGTCATCATCATGAAGAACTTGGTGAGGAAGATGGTGTTGGCGCCTACGGCAAGACCGTGCCGGGAGCAAATGGCCTGCGGCACGATCTCGCCGAAGATGACGATACCGATGGTGGAGACCACCACGGCCACCAGCCCGGAGCCGGCGATGTCGTCCAGCAGGATGGTCAGGGTGGTGTTGACCAGGACATTGCCCAGGAGCAAGGAGCAGAGCAGGTAGTTGCCCTGGCGGCGCACCGGCTCAATGCGCTTGGCATAGTTCTTCTCCTTCTCGGTGCCGCAGTTCTGGACGATGCGCAGCTCCATGGGGTCCAGGGCCATGAGCCCCAGGTTGAGGCCACTGAACATCCCCGAGAGGCAGAGCAGGAGCGAGATGAAGATCACCTGGGAAAGACATGCTTTTAGCCAAAGTggatttgaatgttttaaaaacgTAATTTAAACCTTaatctgtttgttttaatttctattttatgGCTCTTGGTTTATGTTTGTTGGGGGAGGCAGGGCTGGGATGTGAAATGAAATGAGGTTTATTACGCTTAATGACAGCACAAAACCATACAATACAGTAAATATTATGCAATGTCTGataggggaaaacacacacaatgcaaGCATAGAAGGCAAATACAAAAAGGGACACCTCTTGGGGAGGCTGGGATCTGGGGTTGTTTCAACGGAGAGTTTTATTCTTATGACGGTATTTTATGGTTATGCttctgttgtaacccgcctcgattcCCGCCGAGGGAAAGGCGGGGCATAGGTGAATTGTTACTGCtgctatcctcctcctcctcctcacctggaGCCAGAAGGGGAGCAGGAACTTCTTCTCCTCGCCCACGATCATCTTGGTGTCCTCTCCGTCGTGGTAGACCCAGGTGGTCTCCGTCCAGGGAGGTCccgctccccctcctcctcctcctcctccttcggggCCCAGGAGGGACCCTCCGCCGCTGCCCCCTCCGCCCCCGCCTCCCGCCCCCGCAGCCGGGGAGGCGACGGAGGTGCAGAGGTAGTAGGACTTGCTCTTCTCGGTCTTCCGGAGGGGCTTGATGTCGATCTCGATGACGCCGGAGGTGCGGCGGCTGAGGGTGATGTGGGGCCGGATGATGATGTCCGAGGTGCGGATGCCGCAGCGCTGCGGGGAGCCCGCGGGGCCTTCGCCGCCCTGCCAGCGCTCGTGCTCCGTGAAGGCGATGCGAGACCAGGTCTCGTTGTTGATGTTCTGCCCGTAGACGCGCAGCTTGACGCTGGTCCTCTCGCTCACGCGCAGCACCCCGCGCTCCATGAAGGAGACGTCGTCCGTGTCCTCCAGCCGCAGCCCGATGATCACCGTCTCCTCCgcctccgaggaggaggaggaggaagcggaggcCCGCTGGGGCTGCTCCCCGAGGCACCGGCTGAGCAGGACCCCCAGCAACAGGACCAGCCTCTCCCTCCGACcgccggcggcagcggcggcggccaTGTTCCGCTCCAAGACTACCAgggccgcagcagcagcagcagcagcagcagcggcgagTGCAGCGGCTCCATCATCATCGCCGCTGGAGACGCGAACCCTCCGAAGGGTGACAGGCGACTGACTGGCCTGCCGCTTCGCACAGGAGCAGCTCCTGACTGAGGGGGGGAAGGGGCGGGGACGAGACGGGCGCGTGCGTCGCGGCCAATCAGGACGAGCGCCAGAGAGGCGAGCGACCAATCACACAGCGCGAGGGAAGCGGGCGACCAATCAGAGAGCGAGGAGAGGCGGTTGGAACGTTCGGTAGCCGGCCTGAGGTGAAGTGAAGACCACGACGAAGACTATTCTCGCCCGACTCAGGTTCCtgcggctgcatccacactacagaaataacccggtttggtaccgctttaactgccttggctcaaggctatggaattctgggagtttgttgtggagcccatagaattccatagccttcagccagacaactagttaaagcggtgccaaaccgggttgattttctcccgtgtggatgcagccaatttgtgtgtgtgtgtctccactGAGGGAAAGCCCCCCCCCGGCTATTAGCCCAGGCCTTGAGGGGTTTGGTGAGGAGGAGCTGAACCTAACCGTGAGGGAATAAATAAGCCGTTACTTACGGCCTACGGCCGCTCACTTAGCAGCCGGCGGAGTAACTGCGGCCCGCACGCGCCGCAGCCGTTTAAAAAGAGGAACCAGGCCCCGCCCCTTCTCTCTCTCGCCCCGCCCACCTTCACAAAAAGCGCGTGACTGCTGTGTATATATGTGCGCTCCAGCTGGAATGAACGAAGAGCcaatggaaaaggaggaggcccCGGATTGGTGAGAGGGGCAGCCAATGGGCGCGTAGGATTTCTGCCGGCTCCCCTTGAGAGAGAGGCTCAGGCGAACCGGGAAAGAGactgaaggaaagagagaggatgcGCCTCTGGTTCGTTTTGTGGCTCTTCATCGCTTTTGTTTCGGTGTCGATATAATTAAAGCAGTAcattctatcatcatcatcatcatcgtatttattattattattattattattattatttgtttttaaatgttttacacagttttatctttttaaaaagtatgttattcttttaatagctctCTGTTTTAACGttgtaataatttattttcttttaatggcccccttttctatgcttttaattgtatccTTCTTTAATATTTCGAacccactctgagtcccagttctggaaaaagaaagagcaggatacaaataaatattattattattattattattattattttaaaatgttttacaccgttttatctttttaaaataaaatttaaagctaacattgtaataatttaattccttttaagcttgttttctgctgctccagagactaggactcagagcaatggatgcaagctccaggaaaagagattccacctcaacattaggcagggacatagccaaggggggggggggttggggtgcagaccccccccttcccttagaaaaatgaatggtgtgtgctgctgcgccgccacacttaagccccattataatggtggcacttagtctggacccccccttcctaaaatcctagctacgtccctggattaggaggaacttcctggcagtaagggctgttagacagtggaagaaactccctcagagtgtagtggactctccttccttagaggtctttaaacagaggctggatggccctctgtctgggatgctttgattgagagttcctgcatggcagaatggggttggactggacggcccttgtggcctcttccaactctgtgattctaatgttgaggtggaatctctttttctggagcttgcatccattgctccaggtcctgttctctggagcagctgaaaacaagcttgctccctgctcaatatgacatcccttcaagtatttaaacagggctagcatatcaccccttaaccttctcttctccaagtttcTCCACagccttcttaaattgtggtgcccagaactggacacagtattataggtgagtcctgaccaaagcagaatagagtgggactattaccttcccttgatctacacactatacttatattgatgcagcctagaaacacattggcctttttagcaccgcatcacactgttgacatgttcaacttgtggtctactaggactcctagatctctagAAATTCAAcagtctagggcagtgatggagaaccttttacagaccaagtgcccaaactgcaacccagaccccacttatttattgcaaagtgccatgtccctctgccTTTCTTGTaaaaaactctggcaaactctgtgctagggcgacaacatgtgtgcccacagagagggctctgagtaccacctctggcacgcgtgccataggttcgccatcactggtctagggcagtgatggcgaatcttTTAGAGACTGcatgcccaaactcaaaggcgttCCCACACCAAATGGCACCTGGGACAAGACTTCCAGGGCACAGACTTCTACCTTCTAGGGCTGAGACTTCGCCAGAGACAGCTGATGtgttcctgttcctcctccttcccaccctcctgtgcctttagctGTCCCcagggaggcagctgaaggcccagagggcaggggggagaggaggaacaggtgcacatttgttcccactccccccccccccctctctgcatgtgccctcagaaatggcttcatgtgccagGGACGGCACGAATGGCATAGATTCACCACAATgggtctaggggcagctgaagaaaatgtattctggctgacagttgccaacctattTGATCtcctcatgttttaaaaatatgtgtgcccctccaagtccacggacttgaaaatccatggaagGGCAATCACTATTAACATTAATCGGATGTGTGCCTGCAGCATCTTTAAAATCAGGTTCATATAGGAAGAAATAATCATTCATGTAGCCTGGACCTAAGTTATATCGAGCTTTATAAGTCACAATTAGTACTTTGAATTTTGCCCACAAACAGACTGCTAGCCAGTGAAGTTTTTGGAGTATGCAACATGCatgcatctgactaacatctccaattgtttttttctgctgtttggtttgtaatatcttgcctgatgaagaagcccctagagcttcgaaagcttgcaacaagtatatatagaaatttggttggccaataaaggtatcactgatgcatttttgtttggatttattaaatggccaacacagctaccccaacATGTCCACTGTAGGGTGTGTTATGGCAATCCAAGCATGACGTAagcaaggcatgtaccaccacgGCCAGGTCTGAAATCTCCAGGAAGAGGTGTAACTGGCCCACTTGCTgtaactatgactctggagcgcAGGGTTTGAGTCCACATTGGGCCacgaaaacccattgggtgaccatggggaagacacaatctctcagcctcagaggatggcaatgcaaatccactctgaagaaacttgcgaagaaatttctgtgatagcttcaccttacggccaccataaatcaaaaatcaaaatctacagcgctatataaataataataataataataataataataataataataacaacaacttgaaggcaaacaacacatacAGTGTATAAAAACTGTGTAAACCTGGTAATCCAGGCTCAGGGCTGAGTTTTCCAATACAACCAAGCAAAGAACTTCAAGTTTCAGGGGAAATGTAATCCCATTCAGTACAGGCTGAATCCCATTTTTCTGATCCATGTCTTaaatgaccaggagcacctctatcttgtcaGTATTGAGCGTGTCAGTattaaggaagaggagaagataaATGATTTATTTGACATATCTGTATCAAAACATTTTGATAGAAAGTATTTCTCAATGTCTGTATCAAAACAGGACACAAGGTGAGCTACTCCAACAAGTAGAAATTTGGTACATGTATAGTTCAGGACACCTTGTTTATTAGAAAAGTCTAAAAGTGCAACTTTTTTTACATGTACACTTGGAGCATAACATTTAACCCATGAGAATAGTAAATATAAAGCAAGCAAAACTGTACAAGAACAGTTTACTCTGGGAAATATGTCACCTTCAAATGCTCGAATCGTCATTTCACGGATTTCCAATAGTAGCCACAAATGTGTATCTCATCTATGcttacaaaatgcaaaaatgcaatGACATATACTATTCAACTGCAATTTTAGATCTGTCTGATTGCAATTGTGTTGTTTGTTTCAGAGGAATGTGGACTATCTCATTCCTATTccagttagggagctggggatgtttagcctggagaagagaaggttaagaggtgatacgatagccctgtttaaatatttgaaaggatgtcatattgaggagggagcaagcttgttttctgctgctccagagaacaggacccggagcaatggatccaagctatagcaaaagagattccacctcaacattaggaagaacttcctgacagtaagggctgttcaacagtgtaacacacttcctcggagtgtagtggagtctccttccttggaggtctttaaacagaggctggatggccatctgtcagggatgttctgatttggatttcctgcatgtcagggggttggactggatggcccttgcggtctcttccaactcttattctatgattctatgattctatatataatTACAAGTCAGCTCTAAATATTTTGGGTAAAATCCAATATTACagttatacctcagttaacaaaacagatgtgttcctggacattacagAGATAGAaagccagccctccttatccactgatttttttatccaccgattcaagcatccacagcttggaaatgctttaaaaatatataaatttcagaaagcaaactttgatttttctattttatatattttctgtgttATTCTATtgaatgggacgt from Sceloporus undulatus isolate JIND9_A2432 ecotype Alabama chromosome 3, SceUnd_v1.1, whole genome shotgun sequence encodes the following:
- the CNNM2 gene encoding metal transporter CNNM2 isoform X2, translating into MAAAAAAGGRRERLVLLLGVLLSRCLGEQPQRASASSSSSSEAEETVIIGLRLEDTDDVSFMERGVLRVSERTSVKLRVYGQNINNETWSRIAFTEHERWQGGEGPAGSPQRCGIRTSDIIIRPHITLSRRTSGVIEIDIKPLRKTEKSKSYYLCTSVASPAAGAGGGGGGGSGGGSLLGPEGGGGGGGGAGPPWTETTWVYHDGEDTKMIVGEEKKFLLPFWLQVIFISLLLCLSGMFSGLNLGLMALDPMELRIVQNCGTEKEKNYAKRIEPVRRQGNYLLCSLLLGNVLVNTTLTILLDDIAGSGLVAVVVSTIGIVIFGEIVPQAICSRHGLAVGANTIFLTKFFMMMTFPASYPVSKLLDCVLGQEIGTVYNREKLLEMLRVTDPYNDLVKEELNIIQGALELRTKTVEDVMTPLRDCFMITAEAVLDFNTMSEIMESGYTRIPVFEGDRSNIVDLLFVKDLAFVDPDDCTPLKTITRFYNHPLHFVFNDTKLDAMLEEFKKGKSHLAIVQRVNNEGEGDPFYEVLGIVTLEDVIEEIIKSEILDETDLYTDNKTKKKVAHRERKQDFSAFKQTDSEMKVKISPQLLLAMHRFLATEVEAFGPSQMSEKILLRLLKHPNVIQELKYDEKNKKAPEYYLYQRNKPIDYFILILQAEMTVEEGREGPSFELQAWYYYGILILLSFSAENKSPPRSCGLNHSDSLSRGDRIDAVTPTIGNSNNQLNSSFVQVYVPDYSVRAISDIQYVKISRQQYQNALMASRMDKTPQSSDSETTKIELTLTELHDGLPDEMANLLNEQNCVTHNKSNHSMHSEGAI
- the CNNM2 gene encoding metal transporter CNNM2 isoform X1; translation: MAAAAAAGGRRERLVLLLGVLLSRCLGEQPQRASASSSSSSEAEETVIIGLRLEDTDDVSFMERGVLRVSERTSVKLRVYGQNINNETWSRIAFTEHERWQGGEGPAGSPQRCGIRTSDIIIRPHITLSRRTSGVIEIDIKPLRKTEKSKSYYLCTSVASPAAGAGGGGGGGSGGGSLLGPEGGGGGGGGAGPPWTETTWVYHDGEDTKMIVGEEKKFLLPFWLQVIFISLLLCLSGMFSGLNLGLMALDPMELRIVQNCGTEKEKNYAKRIEPVRRQGNYLLCSLLLGNVLVNTTLTILLDDIAGSGLVAVVVSTIGIVIFGEIVPQAICSRHGLAVGANTIFLTKFFMMMTFPASYPVSKLLDCVLGQEIGTVYNREKLLEMLRVTDPYNDLVKEELNIIQGALELRTKTVEDVMTPLRDCFMITAEAVLDFNTMSEIMESGYTRIPVFEGDRSNIVDLLFVKDLAFVDPDDCTPLKTITRFYNHPLHFVFNDTKLDAMLEEFKKGPNLDGKNGNTGTIRDALHCPGHVLSYEASVPYCITGIFL